Part of the Candidatus Saccharibacteria bacterium genome, CAAGCTTTGTTTCTCGGACTTCAACCATGTAGTCAACAATATGAATTGAGGTTAGGGTGTCGTCTTTTACCAACCGTTCAGACACAATAATCGCGTCCTCAAAGTTGTATCCACCCCATGGCATGAAGCCAACAAGCACGTTCTGGCCAAGAGCTAGTTCTCCGCCTTGTATGCTCATACCTTCAATGATGCTGTCACCTTTTTTAAGCTTATCGCCCTTTGTGACAACAACTTTGTCATTCATGCTGGTTCCGTCGTTACTACGGACAAAGTGTCGTGGCGTGTACTTTTTAGTACCTGCTTTTTTGTATTTAACAGTCACTTCGTCAGCTGTAGCAGATACAACTTCACCGTCTTCAAGTGCGGCAACAAGCTGACCAGAGTTAAGAGCAACGTCTCTTTCAAGGCCGGTTCCTACTACTGGTGATTCCGGTTTAACTAATGGAACAGCTTGACGTTGTTGGTTTGCACCCATCAAAGATCGATACACGAAGTTTCGCTCTAAGAAAGGAATAAGACCAGCACTTGATCCTACAATTTGCTGTGGACTGGCGTCCATGTGCGTTACATCGTCGGCATCGATAACCTCTGCTTGTAGTTCTACACGAGCACTAACACGGTCCTTTACAAAGTAACCGTCTTCATCGACTTCGTTTCCGGCGCCGGCAATCGCTGCGTCTTTTTCATCAAAAGCGTCTAGGTACACAATTTCATCGGTAACCTTAGCTTTAACTGGGACAGTGGCGCTATCAAGTTTTGCTAATTTATCAGCATCAGCTTTAGTGATTTTTGCACCTTCTTTAACAACAACTTTGTCGTTGGCGTCTTTAATGTCGCGGCTAGCAATGCGACCAACACTATTTTTAGGAGTAACTGCATTTTGGACCTTAATATACGGTGTTTCTAAAAAGCCATAGTCGTTTACACGAGCAAATTGAGCTAAGTTCAATACCAATCCAATGTTGGCACCTTCTGGTGTTTCAACGGTACAAATACGGCCATAGTGAGTGGCGTGTGCGTCACGAACCTCAAAACCAGCACGTTCACGGCTCAATCCGCCAGGCCCCATAGAGCTAAGGCGTCGTTTGTGAGCAAGTTCGCTCAACGGGTTTACTTGGTCCATGAACTGCGATAGCTGTGAGCTTGCGTAGAATTCGCGGACTGCCGCAACGATTGGTCGGGCATTTACAAGTTGTCCTGGTGTAACTGTTTCGATTTCGCTCATAGACATACGGTCTTTAGCGTTTCGATCCATGCGCAGTAAGCCGATTCTGAACTGACGTTGAACCAATTCGCCAACCAACTTCACGCGGCGATTACTTAGCGAGTCAATATCGTCTGGCAATTCTTGCGTATTATTAAGTCGAATAATTTCAGAAATTATCGCTGTTAGGTCTTCCATACGCATAACACGGTTTTCGATGGTATTTGGCACATCTAAGTCTAAGCGACGATTAAGCTTGTAGCGACCTACACGACTAAAATCAAATCGTTTGAAATTAAAGAACATGCTTTCGAGCAAGCTCTTAGCGTTATCAACAGTTGCCAGGTCGCCTGGTCGTAGACGGCGATACACTTCAATCAAAGCTTCTGCTGTTGTGCTTGATGGGTCTTTTTCTAAGGTAGCTGCAATGTGGCTTAATTCACCGGTGTCAACATGGTTAAACTGTGACTCAATTGCACGGTCAGTACCAACACCAAGAGCACGTAGTAATGTTGTGATAGGAATTTTTCGACGTCGGTCGATCTTTACGTAGATTGCACCGTTCTTAGCTGTTTCAAATTCTAACCATGCACCACGACCGGGAATAACCTTAGCTCCGTAGTGTCGCTTAGCTCCTACCATTTCACCAGTAAAGAAAACACCTGGTGAGCGAATAAGTTGGCTTACTACTACTCGTTCTGCGCCGTTAATCACAAATGTTCCGCGTTCGGTCATCCATGGGTAATCGCCAAGGTAAATCTCGGCTTCTTTCACTTCGCCTGTAACTTTGTTTGTAAGCTCAACAGTGGCCTTTAGGGGAGCTTCAAAACTAGTGTTGTTTTCTCGTGCTTCAAATTCGCTAATTTTTGGGTCTTCAAATTTGTAGTCTTTAAATCGTAGCTCTAGCTTTTCGCCGGTGTAGTCTTGAACTGGATTAATTTCAGCAAAGATCTCACCTAGAGCTTCTTCAACAAACCACTGCCACGATTTAACTTGATGTTCTAATAAATTTGGTATTTCTACGGTCTTTTTTGATTTTGTTAAATATTTACGCGTTACAGCAGCGCTAGAAGACATAAAAAGCTAGTCCCATCTGTTTAAAAATTAGTATTTGTCGCGTGCAGCAAGGTAGGCCTACTTGCTGTTCGTCAAGGTGAAGACACCTGATGCTTTTTATTTTTTTGGCCAAATAAAATAAAAAGCTCGACTGCTTCTTGCGCTTAATTATATACGTCCGACCTGTTGTGTCAACTTATGTGTTAACTAACTTTAACTCGGCTTGAAATCTCGCAGGTTAAATTTTCGTGCGCAACTGGAAATTCAGCGGTTCTGCGCCAGGCTTTGCGCCCACCATATGCAGCAGCCAATAAGTCATATGCAGTTGGCTTTTTTGTCAACGGCTTAAGTGGTGCAATAAGCACCCGCTGCACAGGGTTTTGCCGTTTACCACGTCTTAAAAATTTAATGTACATTTTTTCTTTACCCATCTGTTCCTTGGCAGCAGAAAGTAACTGGCCACCAATCTGCACTACATCCTGACTGGTTTCAGTTTCAATGCAGTAAAACTTTGTCATCACAAAGCACTCACCGATTAATAATGAAGCAAGTTGCTCTTGCGGGCTACGGAGTCGCGGGGTGTATTTTTCAACAACACCAAAAGCTACAAGTTCTGGTGACTTTTTATTACCAGCCGCCACAGCAATCAAGCGGCCGGTCGCAATGCAGTCCGCAAATAGATCTTTGTATGCTGCTAGCTGTTTGTCATTATCGGCGATATGTTTTGTTTGTTCACCAAAAATCGCACCGTCAACACGGTGATCATGAATGCCTACATTTAGTGTTTTAGCAAAAAACTGTTTTTCAAGTTGCAACAATTGGCTCAACACCGGTTTAGTCTGTAATTTCTTTGGGCTTACTACGAATAGGTCAGACACTATATTTCCTTATTGTTTGTTTATGTTCTTGCCTGTTAGTTTGTTTCTTTCAGGCTTTTAACAACGTGATCAACAATACCATAGTCTTTAGCATCTTTAGCGGTTAACCAGCGGTCGCGGTCCATGTCTCTATTAACTTGTTTAGCTGTTTTCCCTGTCCAGTCGGCAAACATTTGTTCTAATAGTTTTTTAATATCGAGCGTTTCTTTAGCGTCTATTTCAATATCACTGGCAGTGCCACGGTAGCCGCTACTTGGTTGGTGAATCATCACCCGCGAATTAGGCAATGCAAACCGCTTACCTTTTGTGCCAGCAGCCAACAACGCCGCACCCATACTGGCACTTAAACCTATGGCTATAGTTTGCACGTCTGGCTTAATAAAGTTCATGGTATCAATGATTCCAAGCCCGTCGTACACACTACCACCGGGGCTGTTTATATACAGTTTTATGTCTTTTTCGGGGTCTTCGTAGGCTAAGTGCAGCAATTGAGCGACAATTAGATTAGCAGAGTGATGGTTAACTTCGGTGCCCAAAAAAATTATTCGCTCCTTAAGCAAGCGAGAGTAAATATCGTAGGCTCGTTCACCCATTGATGTTTGCTCAATGACGGTTGGAACTAGCATATTTGACTGCGGACCACTGGTGGATTGTGATTGTATATTCATACTATTAAGTGTACGAATTTAGCACTCATAATACAAGAGTGCTAATGCTCATAATAGTCTCTGAACAATGTCTACGAGTTCTTGATCATCGAATTCGCCTTCGTTTTCCATAAATTCTTCAATTGTATCGTGATCAACGCCCATCACTTTAGATGCTACGAGCAATAAAGCCGTACGTTTTTGAACTTTAGAGTTAGAGACGTACTCGCTGTAAGCCCTTTCTATATATGTGCTTGGTAGTGTATCTGTGCGATGGGCATTAACCTGTGCTGTAGGATTTTGTAGTGTAATTAAAGACGACATTACCTCTGCGAATTGAGCATGCATTGAGCCAAGGACGACTACGGCTGTTTTTGGGCCGTCATCCAGCTCATCCTCCCCTAGAGAAGTCAGAATCCTCTCTGCCCAAAGTTGTTCACGTTGTATAAATGTAGGTATAAACACTCCATTTACGTACTTTTGACATTGTTTCTTAAAAGCTGACACAGGAGCTCTTCTGAATGGCAGCAAATTTTCTCTTATTGGGACGGCGTGGCCGTCTTGATTGTGCACAATATGCAAATAATTCGGAAGGTTTGGATGAGACAATTCATAATCAATTTGCACGACTTTAGCACCTGTACCACGAATAAGATCAAACCGACGCGTTGCGTATCGATACCCGGGATGGTTCCTTCCATATGCGTACAGGCCCAATAAAGTTGTTTGAGCTTCAAAGCTGCCATCGGAAATCTTTTGCGTATACTCCAACTGCTGCGGCTGCCAAGCCATGCCTTCTAAGAAGATCAAATCTAAATCCTCTGTAAAGAAAGGATTTACGCTTTCAGGTAGAGATTCGTCATCAATATGCGAGCCTAGTAAAAACGTTACCTTGTGTGCTTTCTGTGGAGCTAGCCCTTCAAATCTTTTAAATGGGCGTGGAACTTCACGGTCATTTGGGGGGCTTAACCCTTCTGAGCTATTTGGATTCTGTTTCATGTTTAGTATTTGATTCAACAATCAGGTCGATTGTTTTTTCAGTCAACATTTGTGCCGCTACTTCACGGCGGGCGTCAGGCTTGTCGAGCTCTGCCTGCATTTTTTCGTCTGTGTAGCGTTGTTTTAATAATGCAATTCGTTGATCAATTTCGGGCGTAGTAACTTTTAAATCTTCGGCTTCTGCTACTTCAGTAAGCACGATACTTGCTTTAGCCCGCTTTACGGCTCGGTCGTCTAAGTAATCAGTTTCAAAAGATTTCTCGTCATAACCTTCTGCGTCTCTAAATTGCTCTAGCGTCATGCCGCGGTACTGTAAATTCTGCATAAGTTCTTGGCGCAGCTGATTCTTGACGTTCTCTTTAAGTTTCGGTGGAATATCAAACTTAGATTTTTCTACCAATGCCCCAACTAATTCTTCACGGTACGTACTGTCAGCTTTGTTATTCTTTTCAGCTTCGAGTTGTTTTTTTATGTCGGCCTTTAGATCTGCGAGTTTAGTAAACGGACCAACCGTACCTGCAAAGGCGTCGTCAATCTTTGGTTTAACAACTTCTTCTATTTTTTTGACAGTAATAGTAAAGGTAACTGGTTTATTTTGTAGAGCTTTTACGTGGTAGTCCTTAGGGAAAATAACATCAAACGTTTTTTCGTCTCCAGCTTTTAAGCCTACAACTTCTGGCTCAAAACCTTTAATGAATGTATTACTGCCAATAACCAATGGGTAGTCTTCACCGCTGGCGCCACTAACCTCTTTGCCGTCTTTATCGACACCTTTAAAATCGATCCAAACTTTGTCAGCGTCTTTGGCTGCTCGTTTTACTTCTTTGCTTTCAGCTCCGCGAGTTGCCAAATTATCTAAAACTTCTTCTACTTCTTTATCTGTTACGTCCTCTACCGTTCGCTTAACAGAAAGCTTCTTATAGTCAGGTAGTTTAAATTCTGGAGTTACTTCTACTTCAGCTTCAAATTCAAGTTCTGTATAAGGCACAAACTTTGTCAACTTAATGGCTGGCTGACCAATAACTGCTACTTTTTCATCTTTAATAGCTTTGACGTAGGCAGAGTTTACGACATAGTCAATGACCTGATTTTGCAAATAATCATCACCAATCTGCTTCTCTACAATTTTGTCTGGTGCTTGCCCTTGTCTAAACCCTGCGGCTTTTACATCTTTACGGGCGTCTTCTATTACTTCTTTTTTGGCATCTGCGATTGTTGATTCTTCAACTGCAATTGTAAGTTTAACTAGACTGTCTTTAAGTTCTTGCTTTTGTACTTCCATGAAACTCCATACTCCTTTGGCACTATTTAGAAAGTTAGAATTATTAACTCGCCACAACTATAACAGATTAGCGAATATAACCCCACCGTTTTAACAGAGAGTAATTATTATAGCCTAAATCAGTGTGCACAAGGTCAATAATTGGAATCCACTGAGCTGAATCTAGTTCATCTGCTTGGTGGATTATCTCACCAGCAACATATCTGCATTTAAAAAAATGCATTTCTGCAGACGAGCTTTTGTCTATAAATAATTGCTCTGTAACCTCTACCTCGATATTTGTCTCCTCGGCAATTTCGCGCAGCACTGCTTGCTGGGGTGTCTCACCACTGTCAACCATGCCGCCAGGGAGCACCCATTTTTCGGCTTCATTGGCGTACCACTGAGGCAGCTGCACAAGCAGGATATTATCGTCATTTTCTACTAAACCGGCAGCAGCCTTTAAAGTACTTGTTTTACTCATCTATCTCGAAATAATCAGCAATAAAAGCTGGAATGTTCTCGGCAGGCATTGTATGTTCTGTTTCTTCACGTAAATTCTTAACAACCACCTCGCCGGATTCAATTTCCTTGTCACCAATAAACACCATAAACGGCACGCCAAGTTTAATTGCTGACTTGATCTTTTTATCGGCTTTTTTATTAAGCACATCAACCGCTACATTCACTCCGTCTTCTCGCAGGTCACTGGCAAGCTCTTGAACTTCACTCGGGTCGGTTCCTTCTAGCGTTGCGACAATAAGTTCGGTAGCAGGCATGTAGTCGGGCGTTAACTCATGTAAGCGTAGAAATTCCGCCAAGGTTGCGTCGCCCATCCCAAAGCCTACTGTTGGCAAAGGGTCTACACCAAACATGCCAACCAAATTATCGTAGCGACCACCACCAAACATGCTGCGATTATTTTCTGGGTGTTTATCAAATACTTCAAACACAATGTCGGTGTAATAATCAAAGCCACGAGCTAAGCTTGGGTCGAAAACTGCTCTCGTACCAGATTTTTCGAGTAGATCGATAGTTTGCTTGACACTAGAATCCTTACCTAAATTACTGTAGTCATCTGATAAATAACACTCAATTGACGCTACATTCTCAACTGAATCTTTAAGCTTCTGCTCAAATTCTTCAGTAGACATCTTGTCCTTGGAGTCAATCAACCGCACGATGTCTTCTGTATTAGTTTTTGGGACTGACATCTCAATATTGGCACGTAAAGTCTTTTTTGAATTGATTCGTATCTCATACATCGACTCATCCGCGCCGAATGCCTTCATAATGTCGTCGGCTAGTTTTAGCATTTCGTATTCTGCGTTCAGCGTGTCATCGCCAAATATATCCGCGTTTAACTGCCAAAATTCACGTAATCGGCCTTTCTGTGGTCGTTCGTAGCGCATGCAGTTAGGGATCGAAAATAAGCGCAACGGATATCCAGACTCTTGTCGTTGCTGTGCAACCAAACGGGCTACACTCGGTGTCATTTCTGGGCGAATTGTTATATTACGACCGCCGCGATCTTCAAAACTGTACGTCTGCTGACTAACAATTTCTTGACTGGTTTTTGCCGTATACAAATCAATCGGCTCAATCGTAGGGGTCATGTATTCTTCGTAGCCAAAACTCTGACAAACATTGCGCCAGGTATTAAAAATATATGTTTGTAAAAACATATCTCGCGGTGCAAAGTCACGCGTTCCGCGGTAAGGGTCTTTTGATAATTGGTTGCTCATAGCATGAAGTATAGCAAGTTTGATTGGTTCTCTTCTGTTTTTTATAAAAGCTGCTTTAGCAAGCTGCCGCTTGCATCAATTACCACCATTTTGAGTGATCAAAACGGTGGAGCCAAAAGATCACCCTGTTCACGTCTCTTGATATACTCACTGCTTGTTTAACAACAGCCTGCGGAATGGCTAAAGCCAGTCTGAAAGTTATCTATAAGAGTTTCAGACACGTCCTCGGCTTAATTGTTGTTAAGCCAAGCATTCCTATTCAGGATCTGTTCAAAAGGGATTGGCGAGCTTCGCTCGCTGGGTCTGGGCTTAAAAGACAGTTTTCCTGATTAGATGTTGTGATTCAAATTGTGTGAACCTTACCGAGTGAGGTGTGCTTCATTAAAGAGCTGGGAGCTCTTTAATAGAATGCACTCTGAACGAGAACAATTTTAATTACTAACAGAAAATAAAGAAAAGTGGCTCCGCCCAGCAGTTTTGTGTTCCGTTTGTCTGTACAAATGGAACATTGGTTTGGTGAGCGGTAGCTTACCCTGAACCTATCTTAAATTAGAAATTAAGATCATCTTGATTCAACTTACTAAGTATCAATTTGTACCCACCACTGCCAGTTTTTAGTTTTTTGCTAACTTCGGCTACCGTTGCCGCACTGCAACCAGTTTCTTTTTGAATATCTAAATAGTTAACTTTATTGAGCAATAGTTTAGCAATATAAATTCTATTAGAAAGTTCGGAAATTTCTTTTGTGGTTAGCAAGTCTGCCAAAATAATTTTAGCTTGAGCCAGGTTTTCTGCTGCGGCTATCGCACTAAGCAGCGTTGCGGTTTTAGGATCATCCCAAACACTTGGGTCGAATACATTCATTCCATTACTTTACCAAACTAAAGTTAAAGTCATGCAACTATTGCTGCTAAGGCGGTAATAACAGCAGCCGTAATGGTTGCACACAGCATAAGTAAGTAAGATTTTTTTCTATCTTTATATTTGGCTTCGTCGCTAACGGTCGTCAATAAAGGGCTGTGGTGGTTATCGGCATTTTGTTTACCGCGAACACCAAATCGGACGCAAAATCGGTTTGTTGCTTGCAGATACCCTATGACCGCAAGCCAAACCGAAGGAAAAAGTGCTACGTAAAACCACGTTTCTGCGTCTACTAATACTAGGAACGCAAAAACTATTAAACTAAACATAGAGGCCAATATCGCAGACTCCCTGCGTACTCTGGCCTCTTTTGGGTTAATATTAACTCTACCCGGCTGGTATTGCTGGCATTCGTTTGTCATAAATCGTTATCTAATTTTCTCAAGTGTACTGCAAACATTGTGTATAAATATAAAACATATTGACTTAGTTGTTCGAAAAATAATACTATAAGCATGACCAATGTGAGGGTCACTTGTCATACTTTTCACTAAGTAGGCACGTACATTTCCATCATTCAGGAGCTATTCGAGACTCTATGCCCATAGACTTGAGTAGACTTTTACCTCGATAAGGAATTCTTGTTTGCTTAGACGAAAGAGGTAATAGTAATGAGTGGCAGCGTTAGCGGAACGCCGCTCAAGCATGATTAGCCTGTACAGCCGATCGCGTTTGTACGTTACTACTGAATAATTAAGCTAAAAACAGCCCTTGTTCTTCCGCGGAACGGGGGCGTTTTTATTTTGAAATCTTAACTAAGAAATTGTCTGACTCAGTCTGCGCCGCCATGATTGAGGCTATTAAATGATCGCTTTGCACCCACCTACGCTGTTCTTGATTTACTGGCGGATCGGGATCAATGATAAGAAAATCTCCGTCTTTATAGCCAGTACAAGTAACCCCGTGGGTTAATGACCTTCCGCGTATTGGATCCGGCTGAAATTTATCGGTTTCTTGATCGTAGAGTTGTTTGGATTCTTGATTCAAGTAGGTAGAGTTTAGAGTTACAAAAATGGGTGAATCTACAAGAAGACTATGGAGTAGTTTTGTGTTTAAATTCTGAAATTCGAACGAACCACCCTTGGCTACGTAGAGCTCCCAGCCATCGACCAAAACTTTATGGTATCTGCTCAACCATGAATTTTCTGGTATGTGTCTTTGCCGTAGTTTTAAATTTTCAACTACCTCCTTAGCTGACAAACTACCCCACGATCTGTCGAAAAGTTCAGTATCGAAAATATAAGAAATTGTTCCGTAACCTTGTGCTGGAAAATAGGCAGCTAAGTGACCAGGCGATGTGCCTATTTTCTCACCGTTTTCTTCATAAACTGGTACTTCTTTAATAACTTGATCTACTGTAATCTTTGGGTCGAAAAAAGATAATAATTGAGCAGCTGCTGTTTGCATACATTGTGCTGTATCTTGATGAATAGAGACTACTCTATGTTCTATAGCTTGCATGATTTTATATTATACAGACTACCATCCATACAGCAGTACTTACTTTGCTATATTAATGATTTCTAGTGGGCGAGCCTGCCTGCCGGTAGGCAGGAAAGGACCGTATTATTGTTTTGCTACTCGGCAACATTTGCTTCGCAAATGCTCGTTGGCCAAGCAAAGAAAATGTACCGGTACCATCAGGTACTGGTACGCCTCTCGGTTCAAGTCCTGACTCAGAATTAAAAAATGAACCTCATGAAGAAGCTCATTTTTTATGGTGGGCGAGATAGGACTTGGTCACGTTCCGCGACCCCGAAAAAACATCTTTGGAAGCATAGCCTCCAAAGAGTTTATTTCCTTGCGCCATGCTGCCAGCATGGCTCACCTTCACGAAGGTTCAAGACATACTTATCCTCACCAAATTAAAAAAGACCCATTTGGGTCATCTTTAATTTGGTGGGCGAGAAAGGACTTGAACCTTCACGCCTTGCGGCACTAGTTCCTAAGACTAGCGTGTCTACCAATTCCACCACTCGCCCACGATATAAATTTTTAAAGGTTCAAGAATAAATTATAACGGACTTGGTCACCTTCGGCGACCCCGAAACTTCGCGATTAAAAACTAGTTTTTATCGGAAGGTTTCCTTGCAAAGTGCCACTGGCACTTTTCACCTTCACGCTTGCGAGTAACAAATTCTAAAAGCTTGTACGTCAGCCAACTCCACTACTCGCCTACGCTCGCAATATATTATCAGTTTTTAGTTTTTGAAAAAACTCAAAGTTGCATTGCCAAAGCGATTTGATGAATCCTTTTTTAGTCCTTTTATTTTTAACTTGTCTTCCGTGCCATGAGAAAGCACAAACAAACCACCACCCTTCAAGTATTTAGCAAGCGTATTAAGCTGTTTTTCTGATATATGGTCATAGGGCGGGTCTGCAATAATTAAATCGAATTCTATGTGTTGTTGCTTTACCCAAATTGAACAGTTTGCACGAGAAACTTCTACGGTTTCTTCAAGATCTAATTTGTCTCTGTTGTCCTTGAGCGTCTTAAAAACCTTCGGATCTCTTTCGATAGCATAAATTTTATGAGCACCGCGACTAGCTGCTTCAAATGATACCGCGCCGCTACCTGCATAGGCATCTAGCACAGTTAAGCCAGATACGTTCCCGAGTGAATTAAAAAGAGCGTTTCTGATTTGTTGGCTCATAGGATGTGTTTTATAACTTGCCGGAGCATCAAAAAGTCTGCCGCCCAAATAGCCCCCGGCGATTCTCATGCTGGTTCCTTTGATTTTTCTATCGCTGTTAGCCAAGCTAAAGCAACTGCTCGCGTAATTGCTGGCGCTAAATGATGACGAACTTTCTTATGTAAAGTTCGACTCCAGCCATGGTCGATAAACGCTCCGTACATATTTAATCGAGCTATTTGCTGTGCATACATTCTGAAAAACTTGGCATAACCCTGTTTATGGGCGACTTCTAGCTCAACATCACTTGGCGACCCTCCGCGAATACGATGAGTAATTAAGGCAGCCGTAATGTTCATTTCGAACATTAAATGGGTTGTTAGTACCCCGCGAGCACCAA contains:
- a CDS encoding DNA-directed RNA polymerase subunit beta; the encoded protein is MSSSAAVTRKYLTKSKKTVEIPNLLEHQVKSWQWFVEEALGEIFAEINPVQDYTGEKLELRFKDYKFEDPKISEFEARENNTSFEAPLKATVELTNKVTGEVKEAEIYLGDYPWMTERGTFVINGAERVVVSQLIRSPGVFFTGEMVGAKRHYGAKVIPGRGAWLEFETAKNGAIYVKIDRRRKIPITTLLRALGVGTDRAIESQFNHVDTGELSHIAATLEKDPSSTTAEALIEVYRRLRPGDLATVDNAKSLLESMFFNFKRFDFSRVGRYKLNRRLDLDVPNTIENRVMRMEDLTAIISEIIRLNNTQELPDDIDSLSNRRVKLVGELVQRQFRIGLLRMDRNAKDRMSMSEIETVTPGQLVNARPIVAAVREFYASSQLSQFMDQVNPLSELAHKRRLSSMGPGGLSRERAGFEVRDAHATHYGRICTVETPEGANIGLVLNLAQFARVNDYGFLETPYIKVQNAVTPKNSVGRIASRDIKDANDKVVVKEGAKITKADADKLAKLDSATVPVKAKVTDEIVYLDAFDEKDAAIAGAGNEVDEDGYFVKDRVSARVELQAEVIDADDVTHMDASPQQIVGSSAGLIPFLERNFVYRSLMGANQQRQAVPLVKPESPVVGTGLERDVALNSGQLVAALEDGEVVSATADEVTVKYKKAGTKKYTPRHFVRSNDGTSMNDKVVVTKGDKLKKGDSIIEGMSIQGGELALGQNVLVGFMPWGGYNFEDAIIVSERLVKDDTLTSIHIVDYMVEVRETKLGPEVVTADIPNVSEEALRHLDEEGIVRIGAEVRPGDVLVGKITPKGEQELSSEERLLRAIFGEKAKDVRDTSLRMPNGKHGKVVGVKIFSKELGHEMKAGALMQVQVFVAQMRKISVGDKLGGRYGNKGVIARILPVEDMPFLEDGTPLDVVLNPLGVPSRMNIGQLFENHLGMAAQALGWKIASPPFQGVETEKVKDLLKEAGLPEDGKFQLYDGRTGEPMKETTTVGPMYMIKLNHMIADKIHARATGPYTMVTQQPLGGKAQNGGQRFGEMEVWALEAYGAAHSLQEMLTIKSDDVYGRSKAYEAIVKQETIQGPKIPESFNVLVKELQGLSLEVDLIKDEQSIDADDVIEEVLEEQAKDGDVANAAQDMADGDAQVDITDDAAADEFKAADEDAHDESADSESDADDNEVKEDE
- a CDS encoding ATP-dependent Clp protease proteolytic subunit, with translation MNIQSQSTSGPQSNMLVPTVIEQTSMGERAYDIYSRLLKERIIFLGTEVNHHSANLIVAQLLHLAYEDPEKDIKLYINSPGGSVYDGLGIIDTMNFIKPDVQTIAIGLSASMGAALLAAGTKGKRFALPNSRVMIHQPSSGYRGTASDIEIDAKETLDIKKLLEQMFADWTGKTAKQVNRDMDRDRWLTAKDAKDYGIVDHVVKSLKETN
- the tig gene encoding trigger factor, whose protein sequence is MEVQKQELKDSLVKLTIAVEESTIADAKKEVIEDARKDVKAAGFRQGQAPDKIVEKQIGDDYLQNQVIDYVVNSAYVKAIKDEKVAVIGQPAIKLTKFVPYTELEFEAEVEVTPEFKLPDYKKLSVKRTVEDVTDKEVEEVLDNLATRGAESKEVKRAAKDADKVWIDFKGVDKDGKEVSGASGEDYPLVIGSNTFIKGFEPEVVGLKAGDEKTFDVIFPKDYHVKALQNKPVTFTITVKKIEEVVKPKIDDAFAGTVGPFTKLADLKADIKKQLEAEKNNKADSTYREELVGALVEKSKFDIPPKLKENVKNQLRQELMQNLQYRGMTLEQFRDAEGYDEKSFETDYLDDRAVKRAKASIVLTEVAEAEDLKVTTPEIDQRIALLKQRYTDEKMQAELDKPDARREVAAQMLTEKTIDLIVESNTKHETESK
- a CDS encoding NUDIX hydrolase, translated to MSKTSTLKAAAGLVENDDNILLVQLPQWYANEAEKWVLPGGMVDSGETPQQAVLREIAEETNIEVEVTEQLFIDKSSSAEMHFFKCRYVAGEIIHQADELDSAQWIPIIDLVHTDLGYNNYSLLKRWGYIR
- a CDS encoding histidine--tRNA ligase; this translates as MSNQLSKDPYRGTRDFAPRDMFLQTYIFNTWRNVCQSFGYEEYMTPTIEPIDLYTAKTSQEIVSQQTYSFEDRGGRNITIRPEMTPSVARLVAQQRQESGYPLRLFSIPNCMRYERPQKGRLREFWQLNADIFGDDTLNAEYEMLKLADDIMKAFGADESMYEIRINSKKTLRANIEMSVPKTNTEDIVRLIDSKDKMSTEEFEQKLKDSVENVASIECYLSDDYSNLGKDSSVKQTIDLLEKSGTRAVFDPSLARGFDYYTDIVFEVFDKHPENNRSMFGGGRYDNLVGMFGVDPLPTVGFGMGDATLAEFLRLHELTPDYMPATELIVATLEGTDPSEVQELASDLREDGVNVAVDVLNKKADKKIKSAIKLGVPFMVFIGDKEIESGEVVVKNLREETEHTMPAENIPAFIADYFEIDE
- a CDS encoding methyltransferase domain-containing protein encodes the protein MANSDRKIKGTSMRIAGGYLGGRLFDAPASYKTHPMSQQIRNALFNSLGNVSGLTVLDAYAGSGAVSFEAASRGAHKIYAIERDPKVFKTLKDNRDKLDLEETVEVSRANCSIWVKQQHIEFDLIIADPPYDHISEKQLNTLAKYLKGGGLFVLSHGTEDKLKIKGLKKDSSNRFGNATLSFFKN